In one Winogradskyella sp. MH6 genomic region, the following are encoded:
- a CDS encoding DUF2851 family protein, translated as MQEDFLHYVWKHKAFSTVSLMTTRGESISVLKLGEHNHNSGPDFFNAQLSIDGQLWAGNVEIHIKSSDWYVHGHEKDKAYDNVILHVVWEHDTDIFRNDNSVIPTLELKNFVDAHLINNYKELLQSKSWINCETHYPEVDEFVLNNWLERLYIERLERKSDEILKFLKDSQNDWEAVLFKMLLKNFGLKVNGEAFLSLANSLDYSVVRKLQHNILDLEALLFGQAGLLEDDIQERYFIDLKKRYQFLKQKFKLNNQGVLPLQFFRLRPPNFPTIRLSQFVNLYVLEQQLFSKIVNANTVDELYILFGKGVTEFWRTHYTFKTVSKKSKKNISKSFIDLLIINTIIPLKFSYAKAKGENIEEELFDLIKNLKIEKNSIVDKYLQLRTIEKNALSSQALLQLKTFYCDKNNCLQCAIGNSLIIKN; from the coding sequence ATGCAAGAAGACTTTCTTCATTACGTCTGGAAACATAAAGCCTTTTCAACAGTATCTCTTATGACTACGAGAGGTGAATCTATTTCTGTCTTAAAATTAGGAGAGCACAATCATAATTCGGGGCCAGATTTCTTTAATGCACAATTGAGCATCGATGGTCAATTATGGGCTGGTAATGTTGAAATTCATATAAAGTCGTCAGATTGGTATGTGCATGGGCACGAAAAAGATAAAGCCTATGACAATGTTATTTTGCATGTGGTTTGGGAACACGATACAGATATTTTTAGAAATGATAATTCCGTTATTCCAACCTTAGAATTAAAGAATTTTGTAGATGCTCATCTAATTAATAACTACAAAGAATTGCTACAATCCAAATCTTGGATTAATTGTGAAACACATTATCCTGAGGTTGATGAGTTTGTTTTAAACAACTGGTTAGAGCGCTTGTATATTGAACGTTTAGAACGAAAATCTGATGAAATTTTGAAGTTTCTCAAAGACTCTCAAAACGATTGGGAAGCAGTTTTGTTCAAAATGCTTTTAAAAAACTTTGGGCTTAAAGTCAATGGAGAAGCGTTTTTAAGTCTTGCAAATTCTTTAGATTATTCGGTTGTTAGAAAACTTCAGCATAATATATTAGATTTAGAAGCCTTACTGTTTGGCCAGGCAGGATTGTTAGAAGATGATATTCAAGAGCGATACTTTATAGATTTAAAAAAGCGTTATCAATTTTTAAAACAAAAATTTAAGCTTAATAATCAAGGAGTGTTGCCTTTGCAGTTTTTTAGATTGCGACCACCAAATTTTCCAACCATTCGTTTATCACAATTTGTAAATCTTTATGTTTTAGAACAACAATTGTTTTCAAAAATAGTAAACGCCAATACAGTTGATGAGCTATACATATTGTTTGGTAAAGGTGTTACCGAATTTTGGAGGACACATTATACTTTTAAAACAGTTTCTAAAAAATCTAAAAAAAATATTTCAAAGTCATTTATAGACTTATTAATTATCAATACCATAATTCCTTTAAAATTTAGCTATGCAAAAGCCAAGGGAGAAAATATTGAGGAAGAATTGTTCGATTTAATAAAAAATTTAAAGATTGAAAAAAATAGTATAGTCGATAAATATTTACAATTAAGAACCATCGAAAAAAATGCATTAAGCTCGCAAGCATTACTTCAATTAAAAACCTTTTACTGCGATAAAAATAATTGTTTGCAATGTGCAATTGGTAATAGCCTAATCATTAAAAATTAA
- a CDS encoding PLP-dependent cysteine synthase family protein, giving the protein MDYAENILETIGNTPLVKMNKLVEELPCLVLAKYETFNPGNSVKDRMALKMIEDAEADGRLKPGGTIIEGTSGNTGMGLALAAAIKGYKCIFVMADKQSKEKVDILKAVGAEVIVCPTVVEPEDPRSYYSVSKRLGEEIPNSWYVNQYDNPSNTKAHYESTGPEIWKQTDGKVTHFVVGVGTGGTISGVGKYLKEQNPNVKVWGVDTYGSVFKKYHETGEFDENEIYPYVTEGIGEDILPANVDFSIIDGFTKVTDKDSCVYTQRLAKEEGMFLGNSAGAAIKGVLQLKEHFKPEDVVVVLFHDHGSRYVGKMFNDDWMREKGYIE; this is encoded by the coding sequence ATGGATTACGCAGAAAATATATTAGAAACCATTGGTAATACACCTTTGGTAAAGATGAACAAGTTGGTGGAAGAATTACCGTGTTTAGTACTTGCTAAATATGAAACCTTTAACCCAGGGAATTCGGTTAAAGACCGTATGGCTTTAAAAATGATTGAAGACGCAGAAGCTGACGGACGTTTAAAGCCAGGCGGAACTATTATTGAAGGGACGTCTGGGAATACTGGAATGGGACTAGCCCTTGCTGCAGCAATTAAGGGGTACAAATGTATTTTTGTGATGGCAGATAAACAGTCTAAAGAAAAAGTAGATATTCTAAAAGCTGTTGGTGCTGAGGTTATTGTTTGTCCTACAGTAGTTGAGCCAGAAGATCCACGTAGTTACTATTCGGTATCTAAACGATTGGGTGAAGAAATACCAAATTCTTGGTATGTAAATCAATATGATAATCCAAGTAATACCAAAGCGCATTATGAGTCTACAGGTCCTGAAATTTGGAAACAAACCGATGGTAAAGTAACGCATTTTGTAGTTGGTGTTGGTACAGGAGGAACGATTTCTGGTGTAGGTAAATATTTAAAAGAACAAAACCCAAACGTTAAAGTTTGGGGAGTAGATACTTATGGTTCGGTATTTAAAAAATATCATGAAACAGGTGAATTTGATGAAAACGAAATCTATCCTTACGTGACAGAAGGTATTGGAGAGGACATCTTACCTGCCAATGTAGATTTTAGCATTATAGATGGTTTTACAAAAGTAACAGACAAAGATTCTTGTGTCTACACACAACGATTAGCTAAAGAAGAAGGCATGTTTTTAGGTAATTCCGCAGGTGCTGCTATAAAAGGTGTACTTCAATTAAAAGAACATTTTAAACCAGAGGATGTTGTTGTCGTGTTGTTTCATGACCACGGAAGTCGTTATGTAGGTAAAATGTTTAATGACGATTGGATGAGAGAGAAAGGCTACATAGAATAA